TGCGGTAACGCCTCGCCTGGTGGCGCCTGCGGGGGATGTGCCTCCGAAATGTCTGGGATCCCTCGCTATTTCCCGTAGGGGCGCCCCTACGGGCGATTACCAGACCTATTCACGCTCCTGACCCCTATGCGCCGATCAGCCGCTCCCCTAGCGCTATCCCTGCTCCTCTCGCTGGCGCTCGCCGCTCCCGCCCGCGCCCAGCAGCAAGACACCCTCACCCCCGTCGTCCCCCTCAAGGGCACCCTCGAGCGCATCACCGTGCACGGCAAATCCCTGGAGGGTAACCTCGCGGGCGACTCCCCCGACCGGCCGGTCACCGTGTACCTGCCGCCGAGCTACCAGAGCTCTCCCCAGCGGCGCTATCCCGTCGTCTACCTCCTGCACGGGTTCACCGACAACGACCTGCAGTGGATGGGGTGGCGCGAGCACTTCGTGAACGTGCCCGCGGCCATGGAGCGCGCCCTCGAGGCGGGCACGGCGGGGGAGATGATCCTGGTGATGCCGAACGCCTTCACCGCCTTCGAGGGGAGCTTCTACGGCAGCTCGGTCAACACCGGCGATTGGGAGACCTACGTGGCGGGGGAGCTGGTGGCCTACATCGACAGCCACTACCGCACGCTCGCGCAACGCGAGAGCCGGGGGCTGGCCGGTCACTCCATGGGCGGATACGGCACGCTGCGCATCGGCATGAAGCGCCCCGACGTGTTCTCAGCCATCTACGCGATGAGCCCGTGCTGCCTGGCACCGAATCTCAATGCCGGCGGGGGACCCAACGCCGCGCAGCTCGAGCAGATCCGCAGCGTGGAGCAGGTCCATCAGGCGAGCTTCTTCGTGAAGGCAGTGTTCGCGAGCGCCGCCGCCTGGTCGCCGGATCCCAACAAGCCCCCGCTGTACCTCGACCTTCCCACCGAGAACGGGGAGGTGCAGCCGGATGTCGTCGCCCGCTGGGTGGCCAACGCGCCGCTGGCCACAGTCCACCAGTACGTGCCGGAGCTTCGCTCCCTTAGCGCCATCGCGCTGGACGCCGGGGCGCAGGACCGCGGCATCGCCGAGACGACGCGGCAGTTCTCCGAGGTGCTGACCGAGTACGGAATCGAGCACTTCGTGGAGATCTACGACCCCGGCGATCACATCAACCGCGTCGACGAGCGGGTGGAGGAGCACGTGCTCCCGTTCTTCACCCGGCATCTGGAGGGCGCTCGGTGACCCTTGCCGGGCGGGCCGTGCGCTGACACTATATAGGAGCCTTCCTCTGCTACGGCCTCAGACCACCCTGCCTCCCTGACGCCACATGCACACTACCCTGTACGGCGGTGCGCCAGCCCATCCCACGACGCTGATCGAGCGCCTCAACACCGTGGGGCATGAGCGCGGTCTCCAGATCTTCATGGCCATCGTGCTCGCCCACTGGGCGGAGCATCTCGCCCAGGCGTTCCAGATCTACGTGCTGGGCTGGCCGCGTCCTCAAGCCGGTGGCGTGCTGGGTCTGTTCTTCCCCTGGTTGGTCAGCTCGGAAGTGCTCCACTACGGCTATGCCCTGGTCATGCTGATCGGCATCTGGGTGCTCCGCTCGGGTTTCGTGGGCCGTGCCCGCACCTGGTGGATGATCTCCTTCGGCATCCAGTTCTGGCACCACATCGAGCACGCGCTTCTGCAGGGCCAGGCACTGATCGGGGAGAACCTCTTCAACTCGCCCGTCCCGATCAGCATCGCGCAGCTCTTCATCCCGCGCGTGGAGCTCCACCTCATCTACAACACGCTGGTCTTCATCCCGATGGTCATCGGGGTCTATTACCATATGTTCCCGGCCGCGGAGGAGGCATCGCGGATGCGCTGCACCTGCGCGGTTCACCCGCACGTCGTACCCGCCTGACCACAGTGGTGAGTGTACAGGAACCGGCCTCCGGGGCACGTCCCGGGGGCCGGTTCGACCTGCTTCGCATCCCCGCCCTGGGGCGGTTTCTACGCTGGCGGTTCGCCCGGCCGGTGTTGCAGGCGATCCTCCTCGTGGCGGCCGCCGCCATCGTCTTGCACGGGTTCTTCGGCCCCCGCCTGGCGCCCCAGAACCTGGCAACGCTGCTGACCTGGATCCACTACCGTGGCATCCTGGTGCTGGTGCTGGTGGCCGCCGGCAACCTGTTCTGCATGGGCTGCCCCTTCATGCTCCCGCGCAATCTGGCGCGGCGCTTCTTCAAGCCGGTCCTCAACTGGCCGCGCTGGCTGCGGAACAAGTGGCTGGCCATCGCCCTCTTCGTGGCCATCCTGTTCGCGTACGAGCGATACGCTCTTTGGGGTGCCCCGCGCTGGACCGCCGCGCTGATCCTCGCCTACTTCGTCGCCGCGCTGCTCATCGACGGGCTCTTCCGCAACGCTTCCTTCTGCAAGTACGTCTGCCCGCTCGGGCAGTACAACTTTACCGCGTCGATGGTGTCGCCGCTGGAGGTCGCCGTGGCGGATCCCGACGTCTGCGCGACCTGCACCACGCACGACTGCATCCGGGGGCGCCGGGACCCCGCCGGTGAGATCGTTCAACGGGGGTGTGAGCTGGCGCTCTTCCAGCCGCTCAAGGTCGGCAACACGGACTGCACCTTCTGCCTGGACTGCGTGCACGCCTGTCCGTACGACAACGTCGCGATCACCACGCGCCTCCCCGGGTCGGAGCTGTGGAACGACCAGCGCCGCTCCGGCGTCGGACGGCTCTCCCAAAGAAAGGATCTCGCCGCGCTCGCCCTGCTCTTCGTCTTCGGGGGATTGATCAATGCCTTTGCGATGGTGCATCCCGCCCACGCGCTGCAGGCGTGGCTGGGGGGCATCTTCCGCCTGAGCTCGGAGTCCGCGACCCTGGGCCTCCTGTTCCTGGTGATGCTCGTTCTGGCCCCCGCGCTTCTGCTCGCTTCCGCCGCCGGGATGACGCGCGCCGCCACCCGCGCCAGTGAACCGATCCTATCCGTGATCACCCGTTTCGCGTATGCCCTGATTCCCATGGGCCTGGGGGTCTGGCTGGCGCACTACGCCTTCCACCTGCTCACCGGCCTCTGGACGGTGGTCCCCGTGACCCAGCAGGCGCTCCGTGACCTGGGCCTCACCTGGGTCGGCGAGCCGCACTGGATGCTGACCGGCCTTCCCGAGGAGTACGTCGCGCCGCTGGAGATCGGCTTCCTCGCGCTCGGCTGGGTGGCCT
This genomic stretch from Longimicrobiaceae bacterium harbors:
- a CDS encoding alpha/beta fold hydrolase, with amino-acid sequence MRRSAAPLALSLLLSLALAAPARAQQQDTLTPVVPLKGTLERITVHGKSLEGNLAGDSPDRPVTVYLPPSYQSSPQRRYPVVYLLHGFTDNDLQWMGWREHFVNVPAAMERALEAGTAGEMILVMPNAFTAFEGSFYGSSVNTGDWETYVAGELVAYIDSHYRTLAQRESRGLAGHSMGGYGTLRIGMKRPDVFSAIYAMSPCCLAPNLNAGGGPNAAQLEQIRSVEQVHQASFFVKAVFASAAAWSPDPNKPPLYLDLPTENGEVQPDVVARWVANAPLATVHQYVPELRSLSAIALDAGAQDRGIAETTRQFSEVLTEYGIEHFVEIYDPGDHINRVDERVEEHVLPFFTRHLEGAR